Part of the Aneurinibacillus sp. REN35 genome, CCTCATGATTTAACATACGAACAGCCAGTATTTGAGCCTCTTTGCTACCATATTCACTTACTTTCAGACCATTAACTTCAAGTCCTTCAAAATTAGACGATAAGTCAATATTAGAAGGTTTTTCTTCTTGATCAATAACTCGTTTATGTTCTGATGAAGTTTCCTCTTTCTCAGCATCTAATAAAATACTGATTGGTATATCAATTTTGTGGAGGAATCTCTCACTAACAGGCAAATGACCTAATCTCTTATAAGTTCCATCCTTATATATCTCAATAGCAATGGGATCCTTTTCAACTTTTACATCAATATTAAGATGGAACTTTCTTTTATTATTTAATAAAGTCTTGGGAATTGAAAACTCAAAAGGTGCGTGTTTATATTGACTTTTTAAGTTTTTATATTCACGATACATTTCATTTTTTTCCCTATATGCCGGTCCCCAGTCCATAAATCCTTTACTATCAATTAAATGATGGGGCTGATCCAAAGAATTATCCATTGGCTCTCCAACATCTATCCTTCCTATTTCTTCTCCATCGCATAGTAAGCTTAGAGAGTATACCCTATTTTTACCGCTTAATTTTTCGTCATTCTGTGGAACAAAGTGAAACAAAAGAACCTGGTATATATCTTCATGTCTCTCTAGGGCCGTAGCATGTTTTTTTGATATTTTTAGATCCCTAGCGCGTAAACGAATCTCTTCCTCTTTACGGATCATTGCCGAATACTCTTTAATAATTTCTAGCGGGTCACCATCTGCACGTATTTTTCCTCTGTCTACCCAAATAATTCGTTCGCATAGCTGCAAGACACTGCTTAAATCATGACTAACAAACAGAACTGTAGCGCCTGACTCTTCTGTAAGCTTCCTCATTCTCTCTACACTTTTCCCTGCAAAATAAGCATCTCCAGCACCAAGGACTTCATCAATAATAAGTATTTCCGGCTCTATAGAGGTAGCTGTGGAAAAAGCTAAACGCGCATACATACCAGCGGAATATGTCTTAATTGGTTGATCTATAAAATCTTCTAACTCAGCAAAGTCTATAATTTCATCTTCTTTCATCACTATGTCTTTAGATGAAAGGCCTTGATAAGATAATGCTGCCTTTATATTTTGTCTACCAGTAAATTCAGGATGAAATCCAGTACCAAGCTCCATTAAAGCTTGTATGTTTCCATTAACTTGCATATACCCCTCTGTAGGAGAAATATTTCCAATAATCGTCTTTAAAAGAGTACTTTTTCCAGCTCCATTTCTGCCTATAATTCCAACACGTTCCCCTTTTTTAATAGTTAAGTCGAGGTTTCTTAACGCCCAAAATTCCTGATAATAGTTTTTCTTCCAGAAATTTAAACCAAACGCATCCAGAATCTTGTCCATTGGATTATTATATAATTTATACATTTTTCCTAGCTTTATTATTTCTATTGCAATATTAGACATTGTCTACAAACACCCGTTTCATTTTTATAAAAAAAACATATCCTAAAAGGAATGTAAGTAAAGAAACAAGAGAAAGTGTTACGAATATACCTGCATCAGGAAAGCGGCCTAACATCAAAACATCTTGGTAAGAAACTATCAGATAATACATAGGATTTAATGCCAAGAATGGTTGGAGACTTGTTGGAATCATGTCCTCTGTATAGGCTATAGGGCTGATTAACATTAAAACTAGTATTAATACTGAAACAATACTCTGCAAATCTCTTGCAAATACATTAACACTCGATAAAATCCATATTAAGCCAATTGAGAATAATATTTGTAACAACCATATTAATATAAAAAATGGTAGCCAAATCGTCCATTTATCCAAAAAACCTAGAACTAATAACAGCATAATCATTCCTGTAAACTGAGTACTTTGAGAAACTAATACTGCCTTTACAGGAATCAATTCAATAGGAAAGAGCGTATTTTTTATTAAACTTGAATTTGAAACAACAGATGAGACCCCGTTGCTAAGCGCTTCTGAGAATCCTATAAAAGGAATTAAACCACAAAAAATTAAAGCTACATATTCATTAGAATCAAACAAATGAAATTTAACTTTAAAAATAAATAGATATACCATAGCATAAGCACCAAGTAATAATAACGGATAAAAAAACAGCCATAGCATACCTAATAATGAACCTGCAAAACGTGTCCTGATATCGTTTTTTGTCGTTTGCCATAGTAAGACTCTATATTTATACAAAAGTTTAAAAGGTTCTAGTATTTTCATCAATTAATCACCAACTAACAAATTAACAATCTTTTCTGCCGCATGGCCATCACCATATGAGTTAAAGGAGTTGATATCAAAGCTCTTATCTGCGATCCGTTTATATGCACCTAAAATTCTTTCGATATCAGTACCACATAAGATATTGGCTCCTACCTCTATGGTTTCAACCCACTCTGTTTCTTCTCTTAATGTAATGCAAGGAGTTCCTACAAAAAAAGCTTCTTTTTGTACCCCTCCACTGTCTGTTAATATCAATTTTGCGTTGCTCTCCAATTCAATCATTTGTAGGTAAGGAACTGGATCAATTAATTTTATGGAATCAGGAACGTTTAAATTATTTTCCTTTATCAATTTCCTAGTACGTGGGTGGAGAGCTAGTAATACAGGAATTTCATTAGCAATCTGACTAAATGAATTAAATATATCTTTAAGTACGCGAGGAGAATTTGTATTTTCTGCTCTATGTACTGTAGCTAACACAAATTCTTTAGGACGTACATCAAATAAGGATACAAGATCTAATCTACTAAACGAGCTATAATATTTCATACAATCATACATAACATCCCCGACGTTTACTCCATTACAAAGGCCCTCTTTTTGTAAATTTAAAATAGCTGTATCCGTAGGACATAGAAGCAAATGTGACATATGATCAGTAAGAACTCGATTAATCTCTTCTGGCATTTTCCGATTATAACTTCTTAATCCTGCTTCTACGTGTGCTATAGGTATATGTATTTTACTTGCGGCTAATGCACCTGCTAATGTAGAATTTGTATCACCATATACCAGCACCCAATTTGGCTTTTCCTTCTCAAGAATTTCTTCTATGCCCTTTAGCATATCTGCTGTTTGTTGGCCATGCGTACCGGAGCCCACATGAAGATTATAATTAGGTTTTGGAATACCTAATTCTTCAAAGAAAATCTCACTCATATTGTGATCATAGTGTTGTCCGGTATGTATAATAATCTCTTCAAGTGATTTAGAATGTGCTCTTTCTCCGTTATACTTTTTAATAGCGCGAGACACAGCAGCAGCCTTTATAAATTGCGGTCTTGCCCCTACTATAGTTGCTATCTTCATTTTTCATTCCCCGATTCGGTCGATTTCTCTTATAATTTGTAGTATTTTCCTTTAACCTGCTTATTTTCCAAAGCATTCCTCGTATCAAAAATTACTTTAGAGTACTTAGCGATAAGCTCATAATCAAAAGAGCTATGATTCGTCGTGATAATAACCAAATCCGCCTCTTCAAGGGTTTGAATATCTAAATCAACTGTTTCGATAATATGGTCACCTAATTTAAAGCTCTGGACGTATGGATCTACAACAATGAATTTTGCACCTGCTGACTCTAAGTTTTGAAGAATTAACAAAACCGGTGATTCTCTAACATCGTCAATATCTTTTTTATAGCTAACACCTAGAACAACTATATTCGAACCATTAATTGGTTTCTTTTCTTTATTAAGAATATCCATAGACC contains:
- a CDS encoding ABC transporter ATP-binding protein, translating into MSNIAIEIIKLGKMYKLYNNPMDKILDAFGLNFWKKNYYQEFWALRNLDLTIKKGERVGIIGRNGAGKSTLLKTIIGNISPTEGYMQVNGNIQALMELGTGFHPEFTGRQNIKAALSYQGLSSKDIVMKEDEIIDFAELEDFIDQPIKTYSAGMYARLAFSTATSIEPEILIIDEVLGAGDAYFAGKSVERMRKLTEESGATVLFVSHDLSSVLQLCERIIWVDRGKIRADGDPLEIIKEYSAMIRKEEEIRLRARDLKISKKHATALERHEDIYQVLLFHFVPQNDEKLSGKNRVYSLSLLCDGEEIGRIDVGEPMDNSLDQPHHLIDSKGFMDWGPAYREKNEMYREYKNLKSQYKHAPFEFSIPKTLLNNKRKFHLNIDVKVEKDPIAIEIYKDGTYKRLGHLPVSERFLHKIDIPISILLDAEKEETSSEHKRVIDQEEKPSNIDLSSNFEGLEVNGLKVSEYGSKEAQILAVRMLNHEGIETKIFEIEQPMKVHIEYSSNIELEHAAFVFCIYLPDGRCASQWIADENIYKEGKIPNKGTFVFSVEQLLLGKGSYVASVAIFKKSSNNGAEPESYHVLDRSIHFQVVQNITENVEKGLCIQPFKAGIVNDK
- a CDS encoding ABC transporter permease, which produces MKILEPFKLLYKYRVLLWQTTKNDIRTRFAGSLLGMLWLFFYPLLLLGAYAMVYLFIFKVKFHLFDSNEYVALIFCGLIPFIGFSEALSNGVSSVVSNSSLIKNTLFPIELIPVKAVLVSQSTQFTGMIMLLLVLGFLDKWTIWLPFFILIWLLQILFSIGLIWILSSVNVFARDLQSIVSVLILVLMLISPIAYTEDMIPTSLQPFLALNPMYYLIVSYQDVLMLGRFPDAGIFVTLSLVSLLTFLLGYVFFIKMKRVFVDNV
- the wecB gene encoding non-hydrolyzing UDP-N-acetylglucosamine 2-epimerase — encoded protein: MKIATIVGARPQFIKAAAVSRAIKKYNGERAHSKSLEEIIIHTGQHYDHNMSEIFFEELGIPKPNYNLHVGSGTHGQQTADMLKGIEEILEKEKPNWVLVYGDTNSTLAGALAASKIHIPIAHVEAGLRSYNRKMPEEINRVLTDHMSHLLLCPTDTAILNLQKEGLCNGVNVGDVMYDCMKYYSSFSRLDLVSLFDVRPKEFVLATVHRAENTNSPRVLKDIFNSFSQIANEIPVLLALHPRTRKLIKENNLNVPDSIKLIDPVPYLQMIELESNAKLILTDSGGVQKEAFFVGTPCITLREETEWVETIEVGANILCGTDIERILGAYKRIADKSFDINSFNSYGDGHAAEKIVNLLVGD